One bacterium genomic window, AAAGACTCCAACTACAAAAAGTACTACGGTGACTAAAAATCTTGGAGGTTCTGTCAATCTGGGCTACACGTTCAACAAACCATCGGGTTTCAAATTGGGTTTCCTCAAGCACCTCAAATTTAAGAATGATGTAACGGTTAATGGTACTTTAAGTTACAATCAAACAATTAACGAAAACAAAATCGATACTACGCAAAACACTACAACAGGCAATCTTTCCGGAAACATTCAATGCTCTTATGCCTTCTCCGAAGCGTTTGACGGAGGTCTGACGGTCTCAGTCAACCGTCAGACCGGAAAAACGGGCGGAGTAAAGAATAATACCGACAGAACCGATTACGGAATCGATCTGTTCGTCGTATTTAAGTTCTGATGAAGAAACTGTCGAATGAAGGAATAGCGATAATTGTTCTAGCCGTTCTTCTTGTTGCAGCAATTTCGATAGGCTTTATCCGCAGGATTCCTAAAGGGAAAATTGAACTCGAACCAAGTACTACTATATCCGAGAAGATTGATCTCAACAAAGCGGATGCAGATGAGCTTATGGAACTTCATGGAATAGGCCCCGGTCTTGCATCAAGAATCATCGCTTACAGGGACACTCACGGCCTTTTTTCCTCACTAGAGAGTCTGTTGAACGTACCGGGAATAGGTTCGGCTAAACTTGAAGACATCAAGCCCTATCTCGAGGTTCCTTGATGAAAAAGCAAGGGATATAAAAAATGTCGCGTATCATGGCTGTCGATTTAGGTAAGAAGAGGGTCGGCATCGCTTTTTCAGATGAATCAGCGCTTCTTTGTATCGACGCTTTTTCAATAGAAATTCGCGACGACAAGGATTTTGTAAAACAGATAACCGAGATAATCAAACGTCACAATGTTGGAGAAATAGTGGTTGGATATCCAATAAACTTAAAGGGTGAACGTACCGAGACCACACGCTGGGCCGAACGCATATACTGCATTCTCAAGGAGAAATATGAATTCCCTGTAAATCTGCTTGATGAACGAATGACTACGGCTCTAGCCGAACGTTTCGTACCCTCTAACGAGCGGAAAAAAGATAAATCAAAGGTGGATGCGGTTGCCGCTTCCCTCCTTCTGGCCGACTACCTGAGGCAGCGCATAAATGTCTAGCAAAAAAATAGCTATCGCTTTTGCATTCGCCTGTGTTATTCTCCTATCCTGCGCTAAACCTCATGAAACCTCTTCGAAGGAGGTTATGTTCGAGGTTCGTTCAGGAGAAACAACCTCGCGTATTGCAGAAAGACTGGATTCTTTGAATGTAATAAAACATCCTAAGTTATTAAAAATTAAGGCAAAACTCAGAAACCTTGACAGAACTCTTAAACAAGGCATCTACCGCCTCCACATGAACATGAGTGAAGATTCGGTTCTTGTTGTTCTGGCTTCAGGCAGCATCGCTACTGTTACAATCACGATACCAGAAGGAATGACTTTAAGCCAGATAGCAATGAAGCTGGACTCGGCTGGGCTTGTAAATAAAGACACTTTTCTTAGACTCGCCTGCGACAAAAAACTCCTTGAGGAATTTAATATTCCTTTTCAATCTTTTGAAGGCTGTTTGTTTCCTGATACATACAAATTTCCAGTAGGTATTGAGCCCCAGGATATATTACGGATGATGGCCAAAAGGTTTTTCGAGGTTTCTGAACCCTTTTTGAGGAACTCCAGTCTTGACACTATTCTTATACTGGCTTCTATTGTAGAAAAAGAGGCTTATCTTGACAAGGAAAGGCCAATTATAGCTTCCGTTTTCCTTAACCGTCTCAGAAAGGGAATGAAGCTTGAAAGCTGCGCAACCATAGAATACGCTTTACCGGAACATAAGGAAAGCTTGACTTACTCCGATTTACGGGTAAATTCACCATACAACACGTACATGAACGTCGGTTTGCCTCCAGGCCCTATTTGTTCGCCGGGCAAGGCTTCTCTTGAAGCTTCGGCGCGGCCTAAGGAAACAAAGTATCTGTTCTTTGTATCCAAGGGTGACGGGTCGCATTATTTTTCTCAAACCGCAGAAGAACACGAAAAAATGAAACTCATATTGAATCGTAAATCCGGAAAATGAAAACCAAGGAGCCTTGATGGGACGCATAATCTTCTCGATTAATCCGGGAGGAGGGTCAACAAAGGTTGCTCTCTACGAAGACGAAAGGGAAATGAGGAGTGAAAGCATAAGGCATTCAACCGAAGAACTTGCTAAGTTTTCATCGACAATTGAACAGCTTGG contains:
- a CDS encoding helix-hairpin-helix domain-containing protein gives rise to the protein MKKLSNEGIAIIVLAVLLVAAISIGFIRRIPKGKIELEPSTTISEKIDLNKADADELMELHGIGPGLASRIIAYRDTHGLFSSLESLLNVPGIGSAKLEDIKPYLEVP
- the mltG gene encoding endolytic transglycosylase MltG, yielding MSSKKIAIAFAFACVILLSCAKPHETSSKEVMFEVRSGETTSRIAERLDSLNVIKHPKLLKIKAKLRNLDRTLKQGIYRLHMNMSEDSVLVVLASGSIATVTITIPEGMTLSQIAMKLDSAGLVNKDTFLRLACDKKLLEEFNIPFQSFEGCLFPDTYKFPVGIEPQDILRMMAKRFFEVSEPFLRNSSLDTILILASIVEKEAYLDKERPIIASVFLNRLRKGMKLESCATIEYALPEHKESLTYSDLRVNSPYNTYMNVGLPPGPICSPGKASLEASARPKETKYLFFVSKGDGSHYFSQTAEEHEKMKLILNRKSGK
- the ruvX gene encoding Holliday junction resolvase RuvX encodes the protein MAVDLGKKRVGIAFSDESALLCIDAFSIEIRDDKDFVKQITEIIKRHNVGEIVVGYPINLKGERTETTRWAERIYCILKEKYEFPVNLLDERMTTALAERFVPSNERKKDKSKVDAVAASLLLADYLRQRINV